Within Brienomyrus brachyistius isolate T26 chromosome 20, BBRACH_0.4, whole genome shotgun sequence, the genomic segment GAGTTAATGAGGACTGTATGTTTTTCCTGAATCAGCCGTAGTGCGATTTGTCTGAATTCACGATTGTTTCTAGGCTTTGAGAAGCCGTCGGCTATCCAGCAGCGTGCCATCAAACAGATCATCAAAGGCAGAGACGTGATCGCTCAGTAAGTTACTCTACTACATCTTCCATTAAAACATGGTATAACCAGGTTTTACACCTGTGAAATATTTACAGTGCTACCGATTCATCATTGCAGGTCTCAGTCTGGCACAGGAAAGACGGCCACGTTCTGTATTTCGGTGCTTCAGTGCTTGGACATTCAGGTAAGGCGGgtgtatttatatagtatatttAAGAGTCATACTCACAGATAGAAGGCTCTATTGCAGGTATTCATTTGGGTGTATTTCATATCTATTggatccttttttcttttttttaaagaaaaatctgTCTTAATTTATGAGTGATTGATTCCATATTAGATTTTTTATGTTGTGAATTTGAGGTTGGGGTTACTTTCTGAACGAAATGTCTCCGTAAGTATATGTACGTTATATACATTTGTCACAGGTCCGTGAAACCCAAGCACTGATTTTGGCACCAACCAGAGAGCTAGCCGGGCAAATCCAGAAGGTATGTCTGTAACTATATCGATAGTTTTGAAATTAGATCCTTTATTAAGTTATGTTAAATACTTTTATGGCTAAGACTAACAATGTCACTGGCAAAAATGCAGTCCTTCATGCCATGGTCATCACACACTAAAGCAGGTGGTTCACTTCCTGATCTCGCTCCTCAGGTGCTTCTGGCCCTTGGTGACTTCATGAATGTACAGTGTCACGCCTGTATCGGTGGCACCAATGTGGGGGAAGACATCAGGAAGCTGGATTACGGACAGCACGTGGTGGCCGGGACCCCGGGCCGTGTGTTCGGTGAGGGGCCTTCCTCTGAGCAGCCAGTAGTGTGACCGTGGGCTCCTTCCATGTGCTGACTCCTGTGTTTCTCCTCAGACATGATCCGCAGGCGCAGTCTGAGGACTCGGGCCATCAAGATGCTCGTTCTTGATGAAGCGGACGAGATGCTGAACAAAGGTACCGCTCTCCGATGGGACCCTGCGCACCACTAGTCCCTGCTGCTCCCTGTCTCTTTCTGAACTTCAACCATCTTCCTACAGGTTTCAAAGAGCAGATCTACGACGTATACCGCTACCTGCCCCCTGCCACGCAGGTGTGCCTCATCAGCGCCACACTGCCCCACGAAATCCTGGAGATGACCAACAAGTTCATGACCGACCCCATCCGCATCCTGGTGAAGCGGTATGTATCCGTCCAGTCGTCAGTCCTCTGTGTCTGTCCACTGTGGTGTCTTGGGGGAGGAAGCCAGTTCATCAGAGCAGTcagtctcattttaaaggctgaTCTGGACTGGTAGTGACAGACCACATTATTTATCATCTTAGGCATAGCATGACCTTTGCTCTCCCAGTCTGACGCTCTCACCCTTGTGCCTTCAGTGATGAGTTGACACTGGAAGGGATCAAGCAGTTCTTTGTGGCTGTGGAACGGGAAGAGTGGAAGTTCGACACCCTCTGTGATCTCTACGATACGCTGACCATCACGCAGGCCGTCATCTTCTGCAACACCAAGAGGAAGGTTGGTTTGCGAGGACAGCATTTAAGTGAAATAAGGATTTATATGTGCTGGATTTATAGATCTTGGAAGTGCGGCATTGGCTTTAATTAACCCAGAATAGGGGTTCGAGACCACTGCATCACAAGTGCTTGGCCTTCCTCTGCAGGTGGACTGGCTCACTGAGAAGATGAGAGAGGCCAATTTCACAGTATCGTCCATGCATGGAGACATGcctcagaaagagagagactcCATCATGAAGGAGTTCAGATCTGGAGCCAGGTGAGTCAGTGAGGGATTTTTGTGATTTTATTGATGTGTGTATCAGTGtaatggctttaaaaagcaaGATAATTGTTTGACATAAACTTAGAATGTACTCCGTAAATAAATGACAGGACTGGTCTGCATGTTTGCAAAATAACCACCGGGAGGATGACCTCGGTTAACCCCTCATGTGGTTGTCTATCTCCCGCAGCCGTGTCCTCATCTCCACAGACGTGTGGGCCAGAGGTCTGGATGTCCCACAGGTGTCTCTAATCATCAACTACGACCTGCCCAACAACAGAGAGTTGTATATTCACAGGTACCTCATCCCTTGGTTGTTGAGCAGGTCCTGTGTTTGGATGTCTGTATACCTTGTGCGGTTCACGGCGTTCCTTAAGTACGCTGTATTCAGCTGCTCATTCTCTCCCTCCGCTCTCCGCAGAATCGGCCGCTCAGGTCGCTATGGCCGCAAAGGTGTCGCCATTAACTTTGTGAAGAACGATGACATCCGCATCCTCCGTGACATTGAGCAGTACTACTCAACGCAGATCGACGAAATGCCCATGAATGGTAACAAGTCATACTCGCATTCTACGCGATCCGGTCATCTTTCACATGATTCACTAGCCCTTTATGGGTGGATGGGTGGAATACTTGGATATGTATTTGGTATTTTAAAAATTTAACTTGCGAAGTAGAATTTCTGAAGTAATTTTTAATGTCAGTGCCTGCTTGCCAATTGCCAGCAGTTGATGGGTTAGTATGGCAGCCCGGGGATGTTTTACAGTATTTTACAGCCATGAGTCACTGAttacctgattttttttttttgccttcctTTAGTTGCTGACCTCATCTAGAGGGAAAACGATGGCAGCTGTgaagattgattttttttttactgatattTAACCTTTTCTCCCTTTTAGAAGTCGTTTAATTTGCTTTTTACAAGCTGGTTTTGGGGAACCTCCCTTTTTTGCTGATATAGCATGATGTAATAGCTTAAGTAAATTTTGTAAATAAAATGGTACACACTTCACCTTCTGAATGCTTACTGTGATTTGTTATGCAGTAATAGTGCTCGCAGGGTTACATTTCATTCCATGGAATCCACTTGTGCGTACTCTAACCAATCCCCACGAGGGCGCTATTGCACTGCATGCAGCATACAGGATCATGCAGATCATCAATACGACCCAGCTTTAATGGGTTCAGCACACCTCATAGAATAGTAcatctatatatttttctttccaAAGTACTAAATTAACATGTCAGAAGGGAGTACTAGATGTAGGAATGAGTACCAACATCACAGCCATAGCTTAAGCTCGCAGCATTTCCCATTCCAGTCCTTGGGGCCCAAgtacggtccacatttttgctccctcccagctccctgtcaaacagtccatgttttttcttcctcccagttcccagtaggactaaaaatgtggactgtctgcaggtccctgaAGACTGGACTAGAGAACACTTGGTTATAGCAAAGAGCTCAGCCCTACCTATCAGGTCTCCACTCTACTCCTTCCCAAACACCAACAGTTGGTCCAGGTGCTCTGCTGAGCTGTATGTAATAGGTATGCAAGGCAGCCAGCGACACTGACCCAAAAGACACCCTAAAGGTCTGAATGGCTTAGGGGGTACAGGTTGGGGCAAGTGTCTTCAGAGTGACCTGCCTACTTGTATTGGAAAAAAGTGACAGATGACTCAGTACAGTAGGGGCTGTGGCAGCACTGTTGACACACTGAAGCGTGTGACTCCAGCAGGTGAGGAGAGTTTTACCAGGTGAAGTAGCATCCCCCCCGAGACCCAACCTGCAGCAGGGTCCAGAAGAGCCGGAAAATGGTGAGCAGGAAGCGGAAGAAAGCAGCAGAGAGCACCATTTTTCCCACGGCCAGAGCTGGTGCTGCTCACAGGAGCCCAGCAGAGCTTGGAGTGGCCGAGGTGGTGTTCCAAGTTTCAGAACCGCCCTGAGAGCCAAAGTCAGCTCCATCTCCAGGCAACAGCAAAGTGGGTGGTTCCAGAACACCCAGCATACTCCAACTGGCCAGGCAAGGGCAACGTATGGAAGCAAAAACCTCCAGTTTCTGCTTATCTAAAGCATTCCCAAAAACGAGTACAGGTTTCCCTTGATTAACGCGACTAATCCCCAAATATCACCGCGTTAATATGAATATATATGAACAATCGAAAAATAATTGCTCCACTGTTAATTATGAGATCAATGAGGTACACGTAACCTACGTAATTTAATTTTCACTTGCCATTGTGGCATCACTCATTCTTAGTTAAGTGAGCAAATACTGAGTTTAGAGAAAACAATCGATTGtcaatagactcaataaacactTTCAACTCTGACCGTGTGTGTTGACCCAGGAGGTTGGAGTTTGGGGATCGCGTTAATTAAAATTTTTATCCCGTGCATAATGGATGGTTTCAATTAATTTGGCCATATTCATCAAGGGATACCTGTACATTCAAAACAGAATGGAAACTCTCTATAGAGTTTAATAGCCATATATTCAGGTAAAAACTACATATAGATTTTTAAAACCAGTTAGCTAACTTGGACATACATCGGACTGCTAAAAATATTGTACTTGTGTCACACTATAAACAGTTTTTCAGGGTTCATACAGGGATCCGATATGCTGTAGAATACAAGGGGCATCATAGTTGACGGCTCAAAAGTTTTGTGTGGAAATGGTTTGGTCCACTTCGGATTTTGGATATACGATCTACTGTAATTTGCAAACTTTGCGAAGGTACTGTTCGTACAACAGGTAGCAACACAATTAACCTTTTTAAACACCGAGGGGCTGTATTGCAAAGCAATATTGGTTGGGTAGCAAGTAACTTGTCCGATTTAAGGTACCCAAGTTTAAATTGACTACTTCGTTCACATACAATtagctcagactaccttaaatctgacaagttattcaGCTAAGTAAAAACTCATGTTTCGTGTTACGGGCCCCTGAAGCGTCAGCACCCCAAAGATACGGACTGGTTATACATGTACGTAAGAGCACAccggactaaagtgataaatgttCATTCGTACATTAAACTTTTgaaactataaaaaaaataaaaagcactTTTGCCATGATGAGTGAAGTTTTTATAGGTACAGTATTTTACATACCTTTATTATGCTATAAGCAGTGTTTCTTTTAAGGACAGACTTGTTAGTTAAATGGTTAACTACATACATTCCAACATGATCAcaactaaaaatgaaaaatagttTGCAAGAAAAGTCATCCCTGGATGAACTCCCCCAAAAACGCTTGGAACAATCAATTAAATTAGATTTGCAGAGCCATTTTTACTTGAAAAGGTTTAAAAAAATCCTTTGCTTCAAGAAATGTGTTTAAAAAAGTCTGCTAATTATTAAACGAAGAAAATTGGATTTGGAATCGGCTAGGATCAGTACTGGCAGGCCAGGTTTAGAGAAGAAATAGGTAGGCCAGTCACTCATCCCTCCTCATGACAGCAGCTCCGCGTTTACCTGTGATGTCACCGGAAGGCGTTGAATGAGTAACAGGCAGTAACAGAGGCGAGTACTTGGCTTGAGGTTTAAAGCGAAGTTCCCTACCTTCTGCTGTGCCACCTGACATGACATTAAGGAAAAATCAATGGCTATCAAACAATGACTTGTGCCAGGCTAAACCATTTCAGAGTGACTCATTTAGATTTTaatcattaacattttaaacAGCTTTCAGACCCCGCCCCCCAAATATAAACATTCATATACAGGTGCACAGACTTTGAATGTAGTAGTTTTAATCTtgtattgaaaaataaattacagaAAATACCTTTAAATTGCAACAGAAGACAGACTAAAAATCCAAAAATCTTTTGCATGAAGGGGCAGAATTGCGGTGCTCAAaaggaaggttttttttttatttttattttttaacaaatatacttaaaataaaaaaaataaacgcaaCCTGATGTACACAACCACAGAACATTCCCTGACAAACTGGTCTTCAGCCTAGCATTGATCCACTGCTCCACAAATAAAGCTACAAAACTAATCTCGTATACATGCTGTTCGATCGgactttaaaaaagaaattaccATCTAAACTGTACAAAATTGCGCTTTGAGATTTCTGGATGGAATTCCAAACATAAAAAGATTGGCAGAAATGAGTATAagtactatatattacagaaagaaacATTTTGAACAGTTTTCATCATTTTAGGGTAGATATGTAGGTTTAGGTGGGAAAGGCAAGGCATTGTACAGTTCAGATTCCCCCTGGCTACGACCACTTAACCTACTTGTGTGCGTGCACTGTGTAAATCTGCTAGCATGCAATGATTAATACTGGCACAGGGATACTACAGGATTTCAGCTCGTGTAAAACCACAGTGGCTCAATCACTTCTCTGCTTCTAAGTGGTAACCGCCGCAGACACCAGTGTTGCTACGGAGACTGTAGAGTGACGGGCCACTAGATGGGGCAGTCAGGCTGCTGCATTTCCCTGAAATTCCATTGAACGTaaccaaagaaacaacaactcaTGATGGAACATGAGGATGGCAGGGGAGGGCCTTAAAACAGCCCATAATTTCTAAACTGCTTGGGGGAGGGCAGGAATACTGGACTGCAAGACATCACATTTGACAGGATAAAGAAGCTGGGGTGGGACAGGTGACGACTCCCTTCCGGTACTCAGTGATTGGAAGCCAGGTGAGCTATCTACAGTAAAAGTGTAAACTTTGgtttgcagttcctcagttcgTGTTCAGCACTCTAAGCGCCCAATCAGGTGGCCTTCAACTTGGTGTGCTGGGTCACCTGCTCAGTCAGACTGGCCTTGATGGAGTTTGCCACAGTCTGCCTAATGTTATCCTCCATAAAGTGATCGCTCAAGGGCTTCAACACCTGTAAAGATGGATGTGAGATGGGAAGACAGGGAATGAGAGGCAGGCAGGACACAGGGCCAGCTGGGAATGTAGAAATCAAACGAATATAAAACGATGCACACAAAACGCCAGAATGCAGAAGCAAACGTCGGCAACTGAAAAGATGCAAAAATGCGACTAGGCAAACAGGTCACCCACCCCCAAACGCCCCCCTTGCATAACAGGAAAAGAAAACCTCTGAGAAATGCCAACCTGTTTTGTACCTGGGAGTGAACCAGGCACACGTTAGATTTAATAGCGGCCAGCACGGATAGTGaacgaaaagaaaaaacaaactaaAACAGAGTACAGATGATGCTATTTCCTcttcttgatattgttgtttgaggaGAGTCTCTTTCTGTGTGCTGGTACAAAAGTGTTTCCTGTGACACGACTCCTTGCCACCTCAAATAGTTTGGAAAAGACCTAAAACAGGGAATTTTAGTAGGTTAGCAGGACAGCgaacaggaggggggggggggggttaggacaAGCTGAGGCATAAAGTGTTTGTTAGCCATCCTCACCTTTCTAGGCGTCCTCTGAATAGCAgaaaagtgagacagaaaggagAAGCAGAAATTAGGGAGGGGGGaaaagccggggggggggggggggggagcagacaACTCAGAACAAGTGAAGGGTCAAAGGTTAAGGGTCACTGACAggacagacgacaccaaggcaCCCAGTCACACTGGGTCATCAGAAGCAATAGCGAAATAGCAGACCGAGGGACCCACCTGTTCCCAGAGCGTCTCTGCAACTTGGTCGATGACCGTCCCCAGCTCCCGGAACTCCCCTGAGTACTTGACGTAGCCCCACAGGCAGAGGGAGATGAGCGCCACGCCCAACACCAGGTTACAGAGGGACGCTATAGTGTTCAAGCCCACGATACTAGTCACTCCCGAGATGATGTACATGGCGAACATGACCGCGAAGAGCGTGGCAGGCGTGCGCGCCGCGTAGAAGATGTTCTTGCTGTCATTGTGTTTGGTGAAGTTGGCGTAGACCTCGTCGAGCTCACTCTCCAGTTGATCCTGGTAGCGCCGGCAGAACTCCTGGCCGCCCATCTTCTTCACCGAGCAGAACTGCTTGATGGAGAACTTCTTGAACTCCTCGTGCTTGCGCTCCAGGTCGGCGGGGGCGATGTACGGCTTGTCTCCACCGCAGACCTAGGAAACAGTGGCTCATCAGGATGCCATGTGTACAGGGCAACAAGGCTGTAAGACCATAATCAAGATTTAATCATGAAGGTGAGCCAAAATTTGTCAAGCTTTAGATGAGGGGACACCATGGAGGCTTAGCAGGTACCAAACAACCtcagagtactggcaccttAGACCCACGTTTCAATTTTGTACAGAACTGGGTTTTCTCCCAGTGCCTATGTTGAGTGGGTCAGCTAGCTTCAAATCAAGTTCAGTCCTAGTTCCATAGAACCAAGACCTGTTCCAACAAGCTGTGCCAGTAAAACATTCATCTTACTTTCATTTCTGAAAATGAGCAGAATAAACCATAACCTATGTTTTGATTAAACCAGTTGTTCAGCAGATGAACGGAAACAATGTACAGGGTCCTTAATGCACTTGCTTTGCCAAATTGAACATCGTGACTCATTCCCTCCACTGCTAAATTGATGTAGATTGCAAGCTGAGTAGGAGTAAGAACCTCCCGCGGAGAGACAATGAGCGACACTGCGAGTATTTGCCACTGAACTGACCTCCCGGCCAGGACGGTCCTGTCCCTGAGCTTCCCCGGATAGCCTCCAGACCACAGCAAATAAACCTGCTACAGCTGGACCCTTTAATGCGAAGACCAGGCACAGCCGACACCCACAGAAGCCCCAGCCAGCCATCATACCTCCTCCATGCTTTTATTGTAGCTGTCTTTTGCCCCAGCAACAGCTGCAAGGTTATTGGCTTCAGCCGTTGCCTGGAAAAGAACACACATCCAATATACTCAGAACTGTCACACAGCACTATGATGAACTTTTATGAAGTCTGGAATGCAGAGTGCCACAAACATTGCACTACATTTCCTAGCAGTCACATCTACAACAGCGGGCCCTTAGTCCATTCATAACGGTATGTGAAGCACCTCAAATCTAGTACATATGCAAACCTAGATATCTAATGAAACCCCACAGCATCATGCCAGCTTCAGCACCTCATACCTGCAACATGGATTTGGGATGAGGAAGCTCCTCCCCTTGATATATCTTGATGTAGGCCTGGAAAAACAACAAGAGTGTTcctggatcgaaaactggttgacaggaagcagcgagtagttattagaggcacaatgtcacagtgggcctgtgttcatagtggggtaccgcagggttcaattttaggaccattattgttcctaatttacattaatgatatcgacactaatacatacagtaaactggttaaatgtgcagacgacaccaaggtgggtggtgtagcagatactgatctagcagcacagaggctacaacgggatctggatttaattagcgactgggctgatacctggcagatgaaatttaacatagataaatgtaaggcaatccatgcagggagcagaaatataaaagtaTAGATATtatatgggttccactgaaatacagggtagctgattatgagaaagacctcggtgtgtatgttgatgattccatgtcccactctcgccagtgtgtggaagcaataaaaaggccaataggatgttgtgttaaactccacacacctagggATGTAAGACAAGGGAaatgatgctacgattatataattccttggtaagaccccacctagaatattgtgtgcaggtttggtcaccatacctaaagaaggacattgctgccttggaaaaagtgcaacatagggctatggcaatgactcctggtcttagaggaatgtcttatgaggagaggttagttaagctgaatctgtttagcctcaagcaaaggagactaagggaaGATATGATCCAGGTACACAAGaatctaacaggtctggatgctgttcagccaaatggctacttcaatattaatttGAAGATGGAGGCGCgtgaggtagtgctatcgttagCCAatcggagggttgcaggttcgtgcCCTGGTTCCTTCTGACCCCAttgaagtgtccttgagcaagacactgaaccccaaattgctcctagtgagcaggttggcaccttgcatggcagcctctgccaccggtgtgtgaatgggtgaatatgaggcatgaaatgtaaagtgctttgaataTTCAGAGTaggaaagcgctatataaatgcaatccatttttaaatattagaactcatggccataagtggaaattagtgggagaatattttaaaacaaatttgaggaagcacttctttacacagcatgtagttagagtatggaattgtcttcctgctagtgtagcgcaacctaaaaatttgttttaaatctgagctagataagattttaacaactctgagctaatatttctccccaaatgaacttgatgggctgaatggcctcctctcatttgtaaatctcttattTTCTTAAGTACAGACGATAAAAgtaggaaaacaaagaaatgcaaCATGTAGCCTTGCACTCTTACCTTGAAATACTCAACGAGATGCCGGCAGGTCACTTTAGATGCTCCGATCTCCTTCACGACCAGATTCTTCGGGGATAACAGAAAAGGTACAAGGTTCTCCAGTTCCTTCTTAAAGTCCACATCAATATCTGAAAAACAGCCAAATAGATTTAAGTCTAGTTGAAACATACATTACCCTTAAATGTTTCCTttggggggagtgggggttcTGTGAAGTCATTGACGCTACAGGCTATTTAATCAGACTGCCAAATCAATCATGCTGGTTTAAATATAGTACATAATTACTGCCAATTCACTGTAGCAGAAGTGCACCAAAAAAACAGTTACAAAGAGCTTAACTAAACATAGGCGCTAGGAAATGAACCGGTATCTGCAAATTAAGATGAACATAGCAGACAGACACTTTAAAGACGGACACAATTACCCTTAAAGGACAGTCATTAGCAGCAAAGTTTAGAAAAGGCAGGAGAAACGTTCTAAACGAGCTTTGAAGACTGAGTCACCACTCAGTGACCATGGAGAAGAATATGCTTAGATGAGATCTAAGGGGACTCAATGAGCATTATGGGGGTGGGGTCTCCACATACCAATCAACCTGCCATCAAACTGGGGGTTGGTGGCGACCTTGAGGCCTGGGTGTGGCAGCAGAAAGCAGCCGATGGTGGAGAAGCAGGAGTGAATGTGCTTCCTGACATTCTGCAGCTCCTCATGTTGGTTCTGCTTGACCTGCACCCAGAACAGCATGGGCAGCAAGAGGAACCTAATCAATGCTTGCTGGCCTCGTTAGGTCCAAATCCTACAAGAGTGAACTTTAAGAACTTCAGTATTCACAGTTTTTCAGGTGCGCTTATAGTCTGCGCGCAGGGTGAGTGAAATTTCATCATAAGGGTAGTACACTGAATGCCGAGTGTGAAGTGCAGATTATGGCTCGAGTGGCCAGCGGCACACATTTGATGAACAGCCGTGTGTGGAGATGTGTACAGAGAGCATCtgttacagacacacacaaatttgttggtacccttccacaaaaaaacaaaagcacaaCTTGAAACTGACAAAACTTTAATGGcatcccttattgtttattccaTATTTAGCACAAATCAGACTCTGCTTTTGATAAAATATTCAACTGAATCAATAACCAA encodes:
- the LOC125715730 gene encoding atlastin-2-like isoform X2, giving the protein MADKSGLRNRTHSEHNCKRPVFAQDERGVEDILPWGAGEGAAAPPICKQEPVQDAIGPVQIVVTDEDEHRFELDEAALERILMQKHVRDLDVVVVSVAGAFRKGKSFLLDFMLRYMYNQRSSSWLGGNEEPLTGFTWRGGCERETTGIQAWSEVFVVDKPDGSKVAVLLLDTQGAFDSQSTIKDCATVFALSTMTSSVQVYNLSQNIQEDDLQHLQLFTEYGRLAMEEVDGKPFQTLMFLIRDWSYPYEHSYGLEGGSSFLEKRLQVKQNQHEELQNVRKHIHSCFSTIGCFLLPHPGLKVATNPQFDGRLIDIDVDFKKELENLVPFLLSPKNLVVKEIGASKVTCRHLVEYFKAYIKIYQGEELPHPKSMLQATAEANNLAAVAGAKDSYNKSMEEVCGGDKPYIAPADLERKHEEFKKFSIKQFCSVKKMGGQEFCRRYQDQLESELDEVYANFTKHNDSKNIFYAARTPATLFAVMFAMYIISGVTSIVGLNTIASLCNLVLGVALISLCLWGYVKYSGEFRELGTVIDQVAETLWEQVLKPLSDHFMEDNIRQTVANSIKASLTEQVTQHTKLKAT
- the LOC125715730 gene encoding atlastin-2-like isoform X3, with the protein product MADKSGLRNRTHSEHNCKRPVFAQDERGVEDILPWGAGEGAAAPPICKQEPVQDAIGPVQIVVTDEDEHRFELDEAALERILMQKHVRDLDVVVVSVAGAFRKGKSFLLDFMLRYMYNQRSSSWLGGNEEPLTGFTWRGGCERETTGIQAWSEVFVVDKPDGSKVAVLLLDTQGAFDSQSTIKDCATVFALSTMTSSVQVYNLSQNIQEDDLQHLQLFTEYGRLAMEEVDGKPFQTLMFLIRDWSYPYEHSYGLEGGSSFLEKRLQVKQNQHEELQNVRKHIHSCFSTIGCFLLPHPGLKVATNPQFDGRLIDIDVDFKKELENLVPFLLSPKNLVVKEIGASKVTCRHLVEYFKAYIKIYQGEELPHPKSMLQATAEANNLAAVAGAKDSYNKSMEEVCGGDKPYIAPADLERKHEEFKKFSIKQFCSVKKMGGQEFCRRYQDQLESELDEVYANFTKHNDSKNIFYAARTPATLFAVMFAMYIISGVTSIVGLNTIASLCNLVLGVALISLCLWGYVKYSGEFRELGTVIDQVAETLWEQVFSKLFEVARSRVTGNTFVPAHRKRLSSNNNIKKRK
- the LOC125715730 gene encoding atlastin-2-like isoform X1; amino-acid sequence: MADKSGLRNRTHSEHNCKRPVFAQDERGVEDILPWGAGEGAAAPPICKQEPVQDAIGPVQIVVTDEDEHRFELDEAALERILMQKHVRDLDVVVVSVAGAFRKGKSFLLDFMLRYMYNQRSSSWLGGNEEPLTGFTWRGGCERETTGIQAWSEVFVVDKPDGSKVAVLLLDTQGAFDSQSTIKDCATVFALSTMTSSVQVYNLSQNIQEDDLQHLQLFTEYGRLAMEEVDGKPFQTLMFLIRDWSYPYEHSYGLEGGSSFLEKRLQVKQNQHEELQNVRKHIHSCFSTIGCFLLPHPGLKVATNPQFDGRLIDIDVDFKKELENLVPFLLSPKNLVVKEIGASKVTCRHLVEYFKAYIKIYQGEELPHPKSMLQATAEANNLAAVAGAKDSYNKSMEEVCGGDKPYIAPADLERKHEEFKKFSIKQFCSVKKMGGQEFCRRYQDQLESELDEVYANFTKHNDSKNIFYAARTPATLFAVMFAMYIISGVTSIVGLNTIASLCNLVLGVALISLCLWGYVKYSGEFRELGTVIDQVAETLWEQRTPRKVFSKLFEVARSRVTGNTFVPAHRKRLSSNNNIKKRK
- the eif4a3 gene encoding eukaryotic initiation factor 4A-III — translated: MAAAPVPVRKRLLKDEDMTKVEFETSEEVDVTPTFDTMGLREDLLRGIYGYGFEKPSAIQQRAIKQIIKGRDVIAQSQSGTGKTATFCISVLQCLDIQVRETQALILAPTRELAGQIQKVLLALGDFMNVQCHACIGGTNVGEDIRKLDYGQHVVAGTPGRVFDMIRRRSLRTRAIKMLVLDEADEMLNKGFKEQIYDVYRYLPPATQVCLISATLPHEILEMTNKFMTDPIRILVKRDELTLEGIKQFFVAVEREEWKFDTLCDLYDTLTITQAVIFCNTKRKVDWLTEKMREANFTVSSMHGDMPQKERDSIMKEFRSGASRVLISTDVWARGLDVPQVSLIINYDLPNNRELYIHRIGRSGRYGRKGVAINFVKNDDIRILRDIEQYYSTQIDEMPMNVADLI
- the LOC125715730 gene encoding atlastin-2-like isoform X4 — protein: MGARQVAVLLLDTQGAFDSQSTIKDCATVFALSTMTSSVQVYNLSQNIQEDDLQHLQLFTEYGRLAMEEVDGKPFQTLMFLIRDWSYPYEHSYGLEGGSSFLEKRLQVKQNQHEELQNVRKHIHSCFSTIGCFLLPHPGLKVATNPQFDGRLIDIDVDFKKELENLVPFLLSPKNLVVKEIGASKVTCRHLVEYFKAYIKIYQGEELPHPKSMLQATAEANNLAAVAGAKDSYNKSMEEVCGGDKPYIAPADLERKHEEFKKFSIKQFCSVKKMGGQEFCRRYQDQLESELDEVYANFTKHNDSKNIFYAARTPATLFAVMFAMYIISGVTSIVGLNTIASLCNLVLGVALISLCLWGYVKYSGEFRELGTVIDQVAETLWEQRTPRKVFSKLFEVARSRVTGNTFVPAHRKRLSSNNNIKKRK